Proteins encoded in a region of the Micropterus dolomieu isolate WLL.071019.BEF.003 ecotype Adirondacks linkage group LG07, ASM2129224v1, whole genome shotgun sequence genome:
- the LOC123973425 gene encoding granzyme B-like: protein MIHTYFTIFFFQLLSLTGASESGIVGGKVAKPHSRPYMASLQFRGHHSCGGILIREDFVLTAAHCKGNEPMTVVLGAHDISKKEKSQQSIKVAAYHQHPEYTGNFNYDIMLLKLKTKAKLNKYVKAIGLPKKDGKIPANINCAVAGWGRTGHNKPPSNVLKETTEKMQFSFECKNIWQKYFDTDNMICTKFNKKRGGLCQGDSGGPLICNTKPQGITAFTLKSDCDNPKYPHVFTKVHFFLPWIKTVMQKVGNVTSATI from the exons ATGATTCATACATACTTcactatatttttctttcagctgCTCTCCCTCACTG GGGCTTCTGAGAGCGGCATAGTGGGTGGTAAGGTTGCAAAGCCTCATTCCAGACCCTACATGGCTTCACTCCAGTTTCGTGGACACCATTCATGTGGTGGGATACTTATTCGGGAGGACTTTGTTCTAACTGCAGCACACTGCAAAGG AAATGAGCCCATGACGGTGGTACTTGGAGCACATGACATTAGCAAGAAGGAGAAAAGCCAGCAATCTATCAAAGTGGCTGCGTACCATCAGCATCCGGAATACACAGGAAATTTCAATTATGACATTATGTTacttaag CTAAAAACCAAAGCCAAACTGAATAAGTACGTGAAAGCCATTGGACTACCTAAGAAAGATGGGAAAATCCCAGCCAACATTAACTGTGCCGTTGCGGGCTGGGGCAGAACCGGACACAATAAGCCTCCCTCAAATGTACTGAAGGAGACCACAGAGAAGATGCAATTCAGCTTTGAGTGCAAAAATATATGGCAAAAGTACTTTGATACTGATAACATGATATGcaccaaatttaacaaaaagaggGGAGGGCTTTGCCAG GGTGATTCCGGTGGACCACTTATCTGCAACACGAAGCCTCAGGGTATAACAGCTTTCACCCTTAAATCTGATTGTGATAATCCCAAGTATCCCCATGTCTTCACTAAAGTTCATTTCTTTCTCCCCTGGATTAAGACAGTGATGCAGAAAGTGGGGAATGTTACATCAGCTACCATTTAG
- the rabl3 gene encoding rab-like protein 3 translates to MASLDRVKVLVLGDSGVGKSSLVHLLCQNQVLGNPSWTVGCSVDVRVQDYKEGTPEEKTYYIELWDVGGSVGSASSIKSTRAVFYNSVNGIMLVHDLTNKKSSQNVYRWSLEALNKDSSPTGVIVSNGDYDREQFAENPVPLLLIGTKFDQIPENKRNEVLTRTAFLSEDFNAEEINLDCTNPRYLAAGTSNAVKLSRFFDKVIEKRYFTRDPSQMTGFTDRKRFNFKSLHYD, encoded by the exons GGGTGGGCAAGTCTTCCTTGGTCCATCTGCTATGTCAGAACCAGGTGTTAGGAAATCCATCATGGACTGTCGGTTGCTCCGTGGATGTACGG GTCCAAGACTATAAGGAGGGAACCCCAGAGGAAAAAACCTACTACATTGAACTCTGGGATGTTGGAGGATCAGTTGGCAGTGCCAGCAGTATCAAAAGCACCAGGGCTGTCTTCTACAATTCAGTTAATG gaaTTATGTTGGTACACGATTTAACAAATAAGAAATCCTCTCAGAATGTCTACCGCTGGTCACTAGAAGCTTTAAACAAGGATTCTTCTCCAACAGGAGTTATCGTCTCAAACGG TGACTATGATAGAGAGCAGTTTGCTGAGAACCCAGTGCCTTTGCTGCTGATTGGCACAAAGTTTGACCAGATCCCAGAAAACAAACGCAATGAAGTTCTCACTCGGACGGCCTTCCTGTCTGAAGACTTCAATGCAGAGGAGATCAACCTC GACTGCACCAACCCAAGATACCTTGCTGCAGGCACATCAAATGCAGTGAAGCTTAGCAGGTTCTTTGACAAG GTAATAGAGAAGAGATATTTCACCAGAGATCCAAGTCAG ATGACGGGGTTTACAGACAGAAAACGGTTCAACTTCAAAAGTTTGCACTATGACTGA